A stretch of Phoenix dactylifera cultivar Barhee BC4 chromosome 16, palm_55x_up_171113_PBpolish2nd_filt_p, whole genome shotgun sequence DNA encodes these proteins:
- the LOC120104127 gene encoding copper transporter 6-like, with the protein MYVLTLGIVFILVAYLEWLNHGLTIASRGSCHDAAARLQLMALHALRVALALIVMLAAMSFNVGVLMAAVLAHALGFFLFGSSGMQEISQKGDSPPMSSV; encoded by the coding sequence ATGTACGTGCTGACCCTTGGCATCGTCTTCATTCTCGTCGCTTACCTCGAGTGGCTGAATCACGGCCTCACGATCGCGTCCCGTGGGAGCTGCCATGATGCGGCCGCCAGGCTCCAGCTGATGGCCTTGCATGCGCTCCGCGTTGCGCTGGCGCTCATCGTGATGCTCGCCGCCATGTCCTTCAACGTTGGTGTGCTGATGGCTGCAGTGTTGGCTCACGCCCTGGGGTTCTTCCTCTTTGGCAGCTCTGGAATGCAAGAGATCTCGCAGAAGGGAGACTCTCCTCCAATGAGCTCTGTTTGA